Proteins encoded in a region of the Streptomyces sp. NBC_00513 genome:
- a CDS encoding glycosyltransferase: MRVLFTVPPLAGHVNPTAAVGAELASRGHEVAWTGPPAELARLLPPHARILPAGEHLAGGYAGLHERWRDLRGVAALRFLWQEALIPLARAMEPGVRAAASEFAPDVLVADQQTLAGPLVARGLGIPWVTSASTSAELTRPFAGFPKVGEWVSQRIGALLSEYGSDDGGWDPRFSDRLVWVFSTPELVGTGADVPPHHAYVGPAFGARPAAPDFPWRRLDPARRRVLVSLGTLNQEAGIRFYRSVLGAAEHLSEEVQLVVSAPASALGGRTPANVLVQDGVPQLELLPHLDAVVSHGGHNTVCEALAHGLPLVVAPIRDDQPIVARQVVEAGAGVRVRFGRTGPEELRDALTAVLDDPGPRRAARRIQASFAAAGGAAAAADRLEKLS; encoded by the coding sequence ATGAGGGTGCTCTTCACGGTTCCGCCGCTCGCGGGGCACGTCAATCCGACCGCGGCCGTCGGGGCGGAACTCGCCTCGCGGGGGCACGAGGTCGCCTGGACGGGGCCGCCCGCGGAACTCGCCCGGCTGCTCCCCCCGCACGCGCGGATCCTCCCCGCCGGCGAGCACCTCGCGGGTGGCTACGCCGGGCTGCACGAGCGGTGGCGCGATCTGCGCGGGGTGGCAGCGCTGCGCTTCCTGTGGCAGGAGGCGCTGATACCGCTGGCCCGGGCGATGGAACCGGGGGTACGTGCCGCGGCCTCGGAGTTCGCGCCGGATGTGCTGGTCGCCGACCAACAGACCCTGGCCGGGCCGCTCGTGGCACGTGGGCTCGGGATCCCCTGGGTGACGTCGGCCAGCACCTCCGCCGAACTCACCCGGCCCTTCGCCGGTTTCCCCAAGGTCGGGGAATGGGTGTCGCAGCGGATCGGCGCGCTGCTGAGCGAGTACGGCTCGGACGACGGCGGCTGGGATCCGCGCTTCTCCGATCGGCTGGTGTGGGTGTTCTCCACACCCGAGTTGGTGGGTACCGGCGCCGACGTTCCGCCGCACCACGCCTATGTGGGTCCGGCCTTCGGGGCCCGGCCGGCGGCGCCCGACTTCCCCTGGCGGCGACTGGACCCGGCGCGCCGGCGGGTCCTGGTGTCGTTGGGCACGCTCAACCAGGAGGCCGGGATCCGTTTCTACCGCTCGGTGCTCGGAGCCGCCGAACACCTCTCCGAGGAAGTCCAGTTGGTGGTGTCCGCGCCCGCATCCGCGCTCGGGGGCCGGACGCCCGCGAACGTGCTGGTCCAGGACGGCGTTCCGCAACTGGAGCTGTTGCCGCACCTGGACGCGGTGGTCAGCCACGGCGGCCACAACACCGTCTGCGAGGCACTCGCGCACGGACTGCCGCTGGTGGTCGCGCCCATCCGGGACGACCAGCCGATCGTGGCCCGTCAGGTCGTCGAGGCGGGCGCCGGCGTCCGGGTGCGGTTCGGTCGGACGGGGCCCGAGGAACTGCGCGACGCGCTCACGGCCGTGCTGGACGATCCCGGCCCCCGCCGGGCCGCCCGCCGCATCCAGGCCTCCTTCGCCGCGGCCGGCGGGGCCGCCGCCGCGGCCGACCGGTTGGAGAAGTTGTCATGA
- a CDS encoding alpha/beta fold hydrolase: MSFVHANGLRFHVQRLPADAGADADRRPVVVFLHGLVVDNLSSFYCPLAVPVARSGFETVLYDLRGHGRSERPATGYDSDTAVRDLVALLDALGLGNRPTHLVGNSYGATLAVHAALARPDLVVGLTLLEPPLAGAWVENMVDTLSAAALSLEDSPVPAELLTLRLRKAANLTSIADDLLNRTSLIDDIAASRVFTPADYARLRCPTSTLCGEHSELLPGGRTLADHALRATLTVLPGLGHDVLKESSGVLRETVLAHLQTTAASRARTGALIR; this comes from the coding sequence GTGTCCTTCGTACACGCGAACGGCCTGCGCTTCCACGTCCAGCGGCTCCCGGCCGACGCCGGGGCCGACGCCGACCGCCGACCCGTGGTGGTCTTCCTGCACGGTCTCGTCGTCGACAACCTGTCCTCCTTCTACTGTCCGCTGGCCGTCCCGGTGGCCCGGTCCGGGTTCGAGACCGTGCTGTACGACCTGCGCGGGCACGGCCGCTCGGAGCGGCCGGCCACCGGGTACGACAGCGACACGGCCGTACGCGATCTCGTGGCCCTGCTCGACGCCCTGGGCCTCGGGAACCGGCCGACGCACCTCGTCGGCAACAGTTACGGCGCGACCCTCGCCGTGCACGCCGCGCTGGCCCGCCCCGACCTGGTCGTCGGGCTGACCCTGCTCGAACCGCCGCTCGCCGGGGCCTGGGTGGAGAACATGGTGGACACCCTGTCGGCCGCCGCGTTGAGCCTGGAGGACAGCCCGGTGCCGGCCGAGCTGCTCACCCTTCGGTTGCGGAAGGCCGCGAACCTCACCTCGATCGCGGACGACCTGCTCAACCGGACCAGCCTGATCGACGACATCGCGGCCAGTCGCGTCTTCACCCCGGCCGACTACGCCCGGTTGCGCTGCCCGACCTCGACGCTGTGCGGGGAGCACTCCGAACTGCTGCCGGGCGGCCGGACATTGGCCGACCACGCCCTGCGGGCGACGCTGACGGTGCTGCCGGGCCTGGGGCACGACGTACTCAAGGAGAGCAGTGGAGTCCTGCGGGAGACCGTGCTCGCCCACCTCCAGACGACGGCCGCGTCGCGGGCGCGGACGGGAGCTCTGATCCGATGA
- a CDS encoding type I polyketide synthase, translating into MTDGPRRGPRPTDAAIVGMGAVFPGAPDLAAYRRNLLAGTDSIGEVPPGRWDPEVYYDPAGATGPARGDRFYCRRGGFIDGPAAFDPTRFGIMPSAVEGAEPDQLLALHVTAEAVADAGGEDRLPADRSRIGVVLGRGGFMGVATARLDQRVRTAHQLAQTLREVAPELGERRIAEVRSAFQDALGPDRPDASIGLVPSFTAARTANRLDFRGPAYTLDAACASSLLAVDQAVGLLAGGRCDVVVAGAVHHCHIATLWSVFTQLRALSPTERIRPFDRRADGTLLSEGTGVVLLKRLADAERDGDRIYAVIRGTGVAGDGRAASLMSPLVTGQVQALERAWREADLDPRSPGALGLLEAHGTGTPIGDAAELETLERVFGAPQNGAGRVGFGSVKSMLGHTMQASGIAGLIKAALAVHEGVLPPTLHLEEPHPDLARTRMRPVTEAEPWERGPEPRRAGVNAFGFGGINAHVVLEEAPGASANPGGAPRPAPPVRRFLPMGSPPPTPTATATGARGREDVLLLAGESTADVAELLASGAPSDLLGAASGDGPCRLAVVGPTSQRLALAAKVLARGRTWHGRGDVWFTPEPLGGRIAFLYPGLEPEFAPVADDVADLLGLDRPRLGRGGELMERALDAIEAGRFFGRALGEVGIEADVSAGHSLGEWAAMVAAGMYPREAVDTFLASLRPGSLKVPDLVYAALGCGARRAEAAIHGEDGVVVSHDNCPHQSVVCGDPAGVARVVARLRAEGVMGRELPFRSGFHTPMWEPYLGQVRAAFDRLPLRPAAAGRVWSATTVSPFPAAAEEVRELVVRHLLEPVRFRELTLRMYEEAGVRHFVTLGPGSLPGFVEDTLRDRPHLSVAASSPRLSGVAALRRACAALWTQGQAPKWDRLSQDTQPDPLTTPDPNATLTTIAPPVPASPVEPVGRPVVSRAMPLDLGSPLVRLSPAALTRLRARGPAGAASPAGPASPAGGQAEAPYRGGAKDSGGGGAEQASGRAVLRLGLDTLPYVRDHRVYLQPAGWPEESDWFPVVPMTTMLELASQAALAHIARSDRSDRSDHDGVEVVGYEDVRALRWLPVEPAHDIEVRTRLNGPGRVHVALGEYATVVVLIGRSFDPAPAPDPTPLRDPGPAPVSADALYRDRWMFHGPRFAGVHEVRTVAADGIRGVLRALPDPGALLDAAGQLFGHWMQLRLPVDRLVFPATVDRVRFHGPPPPPHALVAATARIREVRGTTVRGDLELCRPDGRVWARIDGWTYRRFGADERVWPMKFTPEVCGIGEPQPAGWCLARRRWTDPASQELVMRRYLGAAERAVYERRSPRERPGWLLGRIAAKDALRGLLWDGGAGAVFPVEVPVGNDPSGRPVPEGPLVSGVHLSIAHKDRLAVALAHRTRPVGVDVETVTTDPDALTRIALGPGERALAERLAALDGGTLPAALTTLWCAKEAAAKAEGTGLAGRPRDWRVSGDPGSGVLRVVSPARVVHTVRFDTIPASHPTPLDHLVAWTEPHHDH; encoded by the coding sequence GTGACTGACGGCCCGCGGCGCGGGCCGCGACCGACCGACGCCGCCATCGTGGGGATGGGCGCGGTCTTCCCCGGGGCCCCGGACCTGGCCGCCTACCGCCGCAATCTGCTCGCCGGAACGGATTCGATCGGCGAGGTCCCGCCCGGCCGCTGGGATCCCGAGGTCTACTACGACCCCGCCGGGGCCACCGGGCCGGCGCGCGGGGACCGTTTCTACTGCCGACGGGGCGGCTTCATCGACGGGCCGGCCGCCTTCGATCCGACACGTTTCGGGATCATGCCGTCGGCGGTCGAAGGGGCCGAGCCCGACCAGCTCCTGGCCCTGCACGTCACGGCCGAGGCGGTCGCCGACGCGGGTGGCGAGGACCGGCTGCCGGCCGACCGGTCGCGGATCGGGGTGGTGTTGGGGCGCGGCGGGTTCATGGGGGTTGCCACCGCCCGCTTGGACCAACGGGTGCGCACGGCACACCAGTTGGCGCAGACCTTGCGTGAGGTGGCGCCGGAGCTGGGGGAGCGACGCATCGCCGAGGTGCGCTCCGCGTTCCAGGACGCTCTGGGTCCGGATCGACCCGACGCCTCGATCGGGCTCGTGCCGAGCTTCACCGCCGCCCGGACGGCGAACCGGTTGGACTTCCGGGGCCCGGCCTACACCCTGGACGCGGCCTGCGCCTCCTCGCTCCTCGCGGTGGACCAGGCGGTGGGGCTGCTGGCGGGTGGGCGCTGTGACGTGGTGGTCGCCGGGGCGGTGCACCACTGCCACATCGCCACGCTGTGGAGCGTGTTCACCCAGTTGCGGGCGTTGAGTCCGACCGAGCGGATCCGCCCCTTCGACCGGCGGGCCGACGGAACGCTGCTCTCGGAGGGCACCGGGGTGGTGCTGCTGAAGCGGCTCGCCGACGCGGAGCGGGACGGGGACCGGATCTACGCGGTGATCCGGGGTACGGGGGTCGCCGGGGACGGGCGCGCGGCGAGCCTGATGAGCCCGCTCGTGACGGGGCAGGTACAGGCGCTCGAACGGGCCTGGCGGGAAGCCGACTTGGATCCTCGCTCCCCCGGGGCGTTGGGGCTTCTGGAGGCGCACGGTACGGGAACCCCGATCGGGGACGCGGCCGAACTGGAGACTTTGGAGCGGGTGTTCGGGGCACCCCAGAACGGGGCGGGGCGGGTCGGCTTCGGGTCGGTCAAGTCGATGCTGGGGCACACCATGCAGGCTTCGGGCATCGCCGGGTTGATCAAGGCGGCGCTGGCGGTGCACGAGGGAGTCCTGCCGCCCACCCTGCACCTGGAGGAGCCGCACCCGGACCTGGCCCGTACACGGATGCGGCCGGTGACGGAGGCCGAGCCGTGGGAACGCGGCCCCGAGCCCCGGCGGGCCGGCGTCAACGCGTTCGGGTTCGGTGGAATCAACGCGCATGTGGTGCTGGAGGAGGCCCCGGGCGCCTCCGCGAACCCCGGCGGCGCGCCGAGACCCGCGCCGCCGGTGCGCCGCTTCCTGCCGATGGGCTCGCCGCCCCCGACTCCGACCGCGACCGCGACCGGGGCGCGGGGACGGGAGGACGTGCTCCTGCTCGCCGGGGAGAGTACGGCCGACGTGGCCGAACTCCTGGCCTCGGGCGCGCCCTCGGATCTGTTGGGGGCGGCGTCCGGGGACGGCCCGTGCCGGCTCGCGGTGGTCGGGCCCACATCGCAACGGCTCGCGCTGGCCGCGAAGGTGCTGGCGCGCGGGCGGACGTGGCACGGCCGGGGGGACGTGTGGTTCACTCCCGAACCCCTGGGCGGCCGGATCGCGTTCCTCTACCCGGGCCTGGAACCGGAGTTCGCGCCGGTCGCCGACGACGTCGCGGACCTGCTCGGCCTGGACCGCCCCCGGCTCGGACGGGGCGGGGAGTTGATGGAACGGGCTTTGGACGCCATCGAAGCGGGCCGGTTCTTCGGCCGCGCCCTCGGTGAAGTGGGCATCGAGGCGGACGTGTCGGCCGGTCACAGCCTGGGCGAATGGGCCGCGATGGTGGCGGCCGGGATGTACCCGCGGGAGGCCGTCGACACCTTCCTCGCCTCGTTGCGGCCGGGCTCGCTGAAGGTACCGGACCTCGTGTACGCGGCACTGGGCTGTGGGGCGCGGCGGGCCGAGGCGGCGATTCACGGCGAGGACGGGGTGGTGGTCAGCCACGACAACTGCCCGCACCAGTCGGTGGTGTGCGGGGATCCCGCCGGGGTCGCCCGGGTCGTGGCGCGGCTGCGGGCCGAGGGGGTGATGGGCCGGGAACTCCCGTTCCGCTCGGGTTTCCACACGCCGATGTGGGAGCCGTACCTGGGGCAGGTACGGGCGGCGTTCGACCGGCTCCCGCTGCGGCCGGCCGCGGCGGGGCGGGTCTGGTCGGCGACGACGGTGTCCCCGTTCCCGGCGGCGGCCGAGGAGGTACGCGAGTTGGTGGTGCGGCACCTGCTGGAGCCGGTGCGCTTCCGCGAGTTGACGCTGCGGATGTACGAGGAGGCCGGGGTGCGGCACTTCGTGACGCTGGGACCGGGGAGCCTGCCGGGGTTCGTCGAGGACACCCTGCGGGACCGGCCGCACCTGTCGGTGGCCGCTTCCTCGCCCCGCCTTTCGGGCGTGGCGGCGCTGCGACGGGCGTGCGCGGCGCTGTGGACGCAGGGGCAGGCGCCGAAGTGGGACCGGCTGTCGCAGGACACCCAGCCGGACCCGCTCACGACGCCGGACCCGAACGCGACCCTCACGACCATCGCCCCGCCCGTGCCGGCGAGCCCGGTCGAGCCGGTGGGCCGGCCGGTGGTGTCCCGCGCGATGCCGCTGGACCTGGGCTCCCCGCTGGTCCGCCTCTCCCCCGCCGCCCTGACCCGGCTGCGTGCCCGTGGCCCGGCCGGGGCCGCGAGCCCAGCCGGTCCCGCGAGCCCGGCCGGCGGCCAGGCCGAGGCCCCGTACCGCGGTGGCGCGAAGGACAGTGGTGGTGGCGGTGCGGAACAGGCCTCGGGCAGGGCGGTCCTGCGGCTCGGTCTCGACACGCTGCCCTATGTGCGGGACCACCGGGTCTACCTCCAGCCGGCCGGCTGGCCGGAGGAGTCCGACTGGTTCCCCGTCGTGCCCATGACCACCATGTTGGAACTGGCCTCGCAGGCCGCTCTGGCCCACATCGCCCGCTCCGACCGCTCCGACCGCTCCGACCACGACGGTGTCGAGGTCGTCGGCTACGAGGACGTCCGCGCCCTGCGCTGGCTCCCCGTCGAGCCCGCCCACGACATCGAGGTCCGCACCCGCTTGAACGGTCCCGGGCGCGTCCACGTCGCTCTGGGCGAGTACGCCACCGTCGTCGTGCTGATCGGCCGGTCCTTCGACCCGGCGCCGGCGCCCGACCCCACGCCGCTGCGCGACCCCGGCCCCGCCCCCGTCAGCGCGGACGCGCTCTACCGTGACCGGTGGATGTTCCACGGCCCCCGCTTCGCCGGCGTGCACGAGGTCCGCACCGTGGCCGCCGACGGCATCCGGGGCGTGCTGCGCGCCCTCCCGGACCCGGGGGCGCTGCTCGACGCCGCCGGGCAGTTGTTCGGGCACTGGATGCAGCTCCGGCTGCCGGTGGACCGGCTCGTGTTCCCCGCCACCGTCGACCGGGTCCGTTTCCACGGGCCGCCGCCCCCGCCGCACGCCCTGGTGGCGGCCACCGCCCGAATCCGGGAGGTCCGAGGGACCACCGTTCGGGGCGATCTCGAACTGTGCCGTCCCGACGGCCGGGTCTGGGCGCGGATCGACGGCTGGACGTACCGGCGCTTCGGCGCCGACGAGCGGGTGTGGCCGATGAAGTTCACCCCGGAGGTCTGCGGGATCGGTGAGCCGCAGCCCGCCGGATGGTGTCTGGCCCGCCGCCGGTGGACGGATCCCGCGTCGCAGGAGCTGGTGATGCGCCGCTATCTCGGGGCGGCCGAGCGGGCCGTGTACGAGCGGCGCTCACCACGGGAGCGGCCCGGCTGGCTGCTCGGCCGGATCGCGGCCAAGGACGCGCTGCGGGGTCTGTTGTGGGACGGCGGCGCCGGCGCCGTGTTCCCGGTGGAGGTACCGGTCGGCAACGATCCGTCGGGACGCCCCGTACCGGAAGGGCCGCTGGTCAGTGGAGTTCACCTCTCGATCGCGCACAAGGACCGGCTCGCGGTCGCCCTGGCCCACCGCACCCGGCCCGTCGGGGTGGACGTGGAGACGGTGACCACCGATCCCGACGCCCTGACGCGGATCGCCCTGGGTCCGGGCGAACGGGCCCTGGCCGAACGGCTGGCCGCCCTCGACGGGGGCACTCTGCCGGCCGCGCTCACCACGCTCTGGTGTGCCAAGGAGGCCGCCGCGAAGGCGGAGGGCACCGGTCTCGCCGGTCGCCCCCGCGACTGGCGGGTGTCGGGCGATCCCGGATCCGGCGTCCTGCGCGTGGTGTCCCCCGCCCGCGTCGTCCACACGGTCCGCTTCGACACGATTCCCGCGAGTCACCCCACCCCCCTCGATCACCTCGTCGCCTGGACGGAGCCCCACCATGACCACTGA